The segment GAAGGTGAGAGATTTAACTAATTTATAATATTACAAAAATTTATACGCTCTGCCGTCCGTTTAACGATAATTTATAGCCGTTAATCGATACCAAGGGGGGGGGCTCAAAAATATTAAAAAAGAAATTAATGGTTGACGGAAGAAAATTAAATAAGTTTAAAAACAGTATTTTTTCAGAATCCAGGAGGATATATTTTTTAAAGCTGAAGAAATTTTACAGCAGTTTTATCTTTAAAAGATCCATAAATTATATTTTAATTCTGAATTAAAAATATACAGGAAAGGTTCAACAGAAAAAATTTATAGCTCCTACTTTATAAGATTTATTATTGCTAATTATTACCAGGCTGGATCTATGTGCGGGATTTTTAATCTGATATTAATCTTTAAGGTCAAAAAATGGAACAGTTAAACAAATTTGTGGCAGCTCAAGAGTCAACTTACTCAGTCGCACTGGCTGAAATAAAGAACGGAAGAAAACAAACTCACTGGATGTGGTACATTTTTCCGCAGATTAGGGGATTGGGATATAGTGAAACCTCGCAGTTTTATGCCCTTGAACATCTTGAACAGGCACAACAATACCTCAAACATCCTGTCCTGGGAAAAAGGCTTGTCGAAATTTCCTCGGCACTGCTCGATCTACCAGGTGATAATGCTACCAGCATATTTGGCAAACCCGATGATTTGAAACTGAAATCTTCCATGACATTATTTGCTGAAGTACCTAATACAATTCCTGTTTTTCAAAAAGTCCTGGAAAAATTTTTTGAAGGCAAAAAAGATCCTCAGACCCTTGAGAAGTTAAAACAAGAATTAAATTAAATCATTCCTCGCTTATCTATTCCTCCAGAAAAAAGGAGTTAGTAATATTAGCACTGTAAATAATTCAAGTCTTCCAATTAGCATTAAAAAACTACACCACCATTTTCCCGCAGCCGGGAGAGAATCGTAATTATTAACGGGACCAAGAGATCCAAATGCAGGTCCTATATTACCTAGAGACGATGCCGCGCCACCAATTGCCGTTTCAAAATCCAGTCCCATAAAAGCCAGGACTACTGCTCCAATAATAAAGGAAAGCATATAAAGGATGAAGAAGCCAAGAATATTAAAAACAATATTGTTCCTAACTGCCTTACCATTGAAGCGCACAGGAAGAATTGCATTGGGATGAAGGGTTCTTTTAAATTCTGTCACCCCGTTTTTAATCATAATCATGTGCCTCATAACTTTAACTCCTCCTGCAGTAGATCCCGCACAGCCCCCAAGGAAAAACATTCCGAAGAAAAAGACGGTTAAAAATGGTGTCCAAAGGGTATAATCAGCACTTACGAAGCTTATTGTAGTTACAATGGCAAGCACCTGGAATAAGGCATGTCTAAAAGCACTTTCAGCTTCTCCCCATACTTGAGGATGGGTTATAGATGACAGCCCAAAATCTGCCTGAAAATGAATAACAACCGCAGCAATAACACTGAACATCAGGACGAAGCCAGTATACCATTTAAATTCATCATCGCTAATTACCTTAGAAAATTTTCCTTTAAAACCAAAATAACTTATAACAAAGTTTGTTCCTGCGAGGAACATGAAAATGCTTATGATATATTGTATTGCTGGATTATCATTCCAGTAGGCTGCACTGGTGTTTTTTGTAGAAAACCCCCCGGTTGCCATAGTACTCAAGGCGTGATTTATTGCGTCAAACATACTCATCCCGGCGATCTTAAGAAGGACAGTTTCAATGAGAGTAAAACTAAGCATATATAAACCATAAACGCTTCGCAGTATCTGTAATCCTGGGTTTTAATTTATCGGAACTTGGTCCGGGAGATTCTGCAGAAAATAACTGCATCCCTCCTACTCCAAGCAGTGGCAGTATTGCGATTGCCAAAACTATGATTCCCATTCCCCCAATCCAGTGGGTAAGACTTCTCCAAAAAAGCACCCCTTTAGGAACAATTTCTATATCATTAAGTATGGAAGCCCCAGTAGTGGTGTATCCAGACATGGTTTCGAAAAAAGCATTGGTAAATGAAGGAATTGACTCACTTAAAACATATGGTAGAGTACCACTTAAAGCCATGAAAATCCAACCAAAAGTCACTACAATATAACCTTCCCTTTGTTTAATCTCCTTCCTGTGCCCACGGGTAAAAAACATCAATAGAATACCAGAAAACATAGTAATTATCGAAGCTGCTGAAATTTCCAATGTCACTCCATCCTGGTAATACCAGCTCACAAGTGCGGCAAAAAGCATAAAGGCGCCATTACATAATAAAAGCAACCCCATAATATGGGAAATGATTTTAAAATTTAATCGCCACATTGAAGGATGGATTTTTTCAAAAGAAAACAGGAAAGATTAATCAACGTAAAAATAGTATTCATACACAGTAATTGCAGGAAGGTTATTAAAAAATATAAAAATTTAAAATTGACGCCCCCGTTGAATTTTCCAAAATCAAAAATAGTCATTTCCTACTATAAAGCTAGAAATTAAGCGGAAAAGGTAAAAGAGGCTTAATTGAATGAATTTTTAACTCATTTACAAAATGTTAAATATTTCCAAAAAATAAGTAAAAACCCCCCTACTTATTCACCCCCTGATCAGGTACATTTAACAAGCTATTAATTTATACTCTTTCTCATGAAATCCTTTTCTCCACCTTTAAAGGGAATTTTATTCTCACTTTCTTTAATTATTGGTTGCACTAAAAATAATGATCCCGGAGTGCGGGAAGAGTTTCTTACAGCTATGATAGATGGTCAGGAATTATATATTAATTCCTCTAACGGCACATTAAAAGGTGAAAAACAAATAACCCCTTTTGGGACTCTAAATCTTTCAGTCAAAGTTCTTTCTACAAATGGAAAATCTATTGAATTTTTAATTGAGAATTACCAGGGAAAGAAACTTTATTCTATAGGAGATCGTACTGGTTCTGTTGAAGGCAATTTTACAAACGGGCACTGGATAAATTATGCTCAAACTGTTCCGCCAGAATTATGGAGTAGTTTATTCGATCATTATGTGGATGGAGAATTACTGAATTACATTGAAATCACCGAAGATGATGGTAATTATATTAAAGGCCATTTTTCATCTGAAAATTACCAGGAAACCTAGTGCTTTGGTAAAGCTTATAAACAATGGAGTATTTGAACTCCGGGTTAAATAATGGTAAATAAATCGTGATTTTATTGAGACCTAACAACGAATTTAATTTTAGTTTCTCCAGAAGACAAAGCGAATCACTCCAGATAAAGTTTAAATTTTTATCCGGAAAAAAGGGAGGGAAAACATCAGGTTCTTATGCAGTAAAATCTTTTATAACTCCAATTAGAGCAAAAAGGACAGCACCAAAGATAAACAATAGAACCAGGGCTATTATAACCTTAGTTATTAAATTTAAACCGGAAGTCGCAGTCTTGTAATTTCTGATAAACATGTTCATTGCTTCCATAGTAATAAAAATTAAGTTTTAATAAAATTCACTATAAAAGAAGATTCCCTATCATTCACCAGGATTAGTAGCACTTTAAAATACATTGTGGATCGGCTTCAGATTTTTTCAAGAGCTGTTAGAACAAGGCCGATAAATAAGTTTAGAGTAAAGTTATACCATCCAGATTGATTTGCTATTTCCCCATTATAGACTGCTTTAAATTACCTATTTATATTCTCAATTAAAAGTAGGGTTTTCCAGTATTTTTGGTTTAAAATTCCACCTATAGTGTTCTGTCACAACATTATGAAACCGGATCAGAACTTGCTCAAAGGTTAATTTATTTCCTTAAAGTCTTCAGAAAATGACCCACAATCTTTTTTGTTTTTCAGCTCTCTTCCCTTTTGCTGAAAATATTAATATCTTCCCGCAGCATTCCACAGTATTATGTCACAAAAGAAAGTTTATACTTTGTCCAGCCTTACGCAGTCGATTCAAAATGTGATAAACACACAGTGCAGTAAGGTGGTTTGGATAAAAGCAGAAATAGTAAAATTAAATTATTATCCCAAAAGTGGCCACTCATATCCTACCCTTGTAGAAAAGAAGAATGGGAAGGTAATTGCCGAACTTAAAGGGAACATTTGGGCTGAACAGTTTCAAATGATCAACCAAAAATTTAAAACTGTTCTAAAGGAAGAACTTCGCGACGATATGACGGTTGTAATTCAGGGTTCAGTCAACTACCATCCTGTCCACGGCCTTGCGATAAATATCACTGATATTGATCCTGAATATACGCTGGGAGAACTTGCACGGGAGAAAGCCGAGACTATTAGCCGACTGAAAGAAGCTAACATATTTGATGCTAACCGGAGACAAAGCCTCGCAACCCTACCTAAGACGATCGCAATAATTTCTGTGGAAACCAGTAAAGGTTATGGTGACTTTATGGATGTAATAAAAAAGAATCCCTGGAAATATAAATTTCATTTTTTGCTTTTTCCTGCAATCCTGCAGGGGGAGCGTGCGGTTGCTACTATAAATCAACAGTTAGAGAAAATCCGCATCCACGCAGAGGTTTTTGATGCAGTTGCCATAATACGCGGTGGAGGTGGAGAAATAGGTCTAAGTTGTTTTGACTCCTTTGTGCTGGCAGAAAAAATAGCCACGTTTCCCATTCCTGTATTAACTGGAATAGGTCATTCCACAAATGAGACTGTAACCGAACTGGTAAGCTATCAAAGTTTTATTACCCCAACTAAAATTGCCGAATTCCTGTTGCAGAAATTTCACGACTTTGCTTTGCCTTTAAAAGAAGGAGAAGAAAAATTAAAAAACGGTGTCAACTGGATGTTTAAAACCCGGAAAACGAATCTCAGGGAAACTGCCAGGCTATTTAGTTCTCTTACGAGCAGGGCAACCGATAATTCCAGATCCAGTCTTCAGCAAATTATTTTCAGGCTTATGAACCTGAGCACACAAAATTTTAGGAACCAGCGAAACCTTTTACTCCAGTCACAACAATGCATTATTTCTGCTGCAAGGATGCCTGTGGAAATTGAAAAAAAGAATCTGAAATTTACCGAAGAAAAAATAAGAATGCTATCTCCGGAAAACATTTTGAAAAGAGGGTACAGCATTACCAGGCAAAATGGAAAGCTTATAAAAGCTGCCGATGAGTTACAGCCCGACCTTCTGCT is part of the Antarcticibacterium sp. 1MA-6-2 genome and harbors:
- a CDS encoding DUF1810 domain-containing protein; translation: MEQLNKFVAAQESTYSVALAEIKNGRKQTHWMWYIFPQIRGLGYSETSQFYALEHLEQAQQYLKHPVLGKRLVEISSALLDLPGDNATSIFGKPDDLKLKSSMTLFAEVPNTIPVFQKVLEKFFEGKKDPQTLEKLKQELN
- the xseA gene encoding exodeoxyribonuclease VII large subunit → MSQKKVYTLSSLTQSIQNVINTQCSKVVWIKAEIVKLNYYPKSGHSYPTLVEKKNGKVIAELKGNIWAEQFQMINQKFKTVLKEELRDDMTVVIQGSVNYHPVHGLAINITDIDPEYTLGELAREKAETISRLKEANIFDANRRQSLATLPKTIAIISVETSKGYGDFMDVIKKNPWKYKFHFLLFPAILQGERAVATINQQLEKIRIHAEVFDAVAIIRGGGGEIGLSCFDSFVLAEKIATFPIPVLTGIGHSTNETVTELVSYQSFITPTKIAEFLLQKFHDFALPLKEGEEKLKNGVNWMFKTRKTNLRETARLFSSLTSRATDNSRSSLQQIIFRLMNLSTQNFRNQRNLLLQSQQCIISAARMPVEIEKKNLKFTEEKIRMLSPENILKRGYSITRQNGKLIKAADELQPDLLLETQLYSGTVSSRIEQLKKP